A region of the Montipora foliosa isolate CH-2021 chromosome 8, ASM3666993v2, whole genome shotgun sequence genome:
CGATAATCAATCAAATAACCTTGACAGTGATTGGACATCAGAAAGAAGTACAGTtgtgtcgtctgcatattgcGAAAGTTTGACCTCATTATGTTCATCTATTGGAAtaccttttatttcttttgagcgtCTAATACGTTGTGCGAGTAACTCAATAGCAATAACGAATAACGTGCCAGAAATTGGGCAACCTTGACGCACCCCGCGTTCtagatgaaaatgttttgaggcGTATCCGTTATTCAGAACACAACTAGAGATATCTGTATAAAACACTTTTATCCATTGTCGGAGGTCAAGACCGAAATTAAACGTTTCGAGGCATCTATGAATAAGATTCTACTCAATCGAGTCAAACgctttctcaaaatccaaaaacaCGGCTACCCTTGGAATATTCTTCGCTTTAGTGAAATGCATTATATCTGCTATTAACCTAATACTTTCTCCAATGAACCTTCCTTTAACATATCCAGATTGACAGGGATGAATTAAGTTCGGCAAGATCTTCTCTAAGCGCAGAGCAATGGTCTTCGTCGCTATTTTATAGTCTACATTCAGTAAAGATACAGGCCGccagttttttaaatattcggtattcttcttcttcttcttcttcggaaTTAAGGAAATAATCCCTTGACGTTGAGAGATAGAAAGAGTTCCGTTTCGAAAGGCGTAATTTAAGCTACTTACCATAAATGAACCGAGCAAGTTCCAAAAATATCGATAGAATTCAGGCGTTAGCCCGTCCGTGCCGgaagttttgttgttttccatAGGTTTTAATGCAAGCTGACACTCCTGAACCGACATGACACCTTGGCACGTTTTCGCGATTTCTTCTGATAATGCATTTTCTGTTTCAAAGAACTCACTGAAAGTTGAGCTGTTGGGGTTCATATTTCTTGATGTGTAAATCTCTTCGAAAAAGCGTTCTTCTTCCTCCAGGATGTCCTTCGCGTTTGTGATTTTGTCACCTTCATTATTAACTAAGGACGttatatgtttctttttttggttccttttttttctaagttATAAAAGTATTTACTATTCCTCTCACCATGCTCGTACCAACGCGCTCTACTACGCACGATTGTTCCTCGTGTTTTAATACCCGCAGTTTTGGAAAGCTTGAATTTTATTCTCTCCAGCTCAgtcttaagagaatcgctgtaTGACGCCTGGAGTTTGGTTTGCAATCTCATCATTTCTGACAAAAGAATTGATTCTTCGTCACGTTTTCGTTTAGCTTTCTTCTTTGAAAAGGCTATTGTAAAAGCacgaatttccattttaatcatttcccaGTACAACCCTTTGTTGTTGACTTGTTCATgcttttttgcaaacattggaatTTTAAATGTTAACAGTTCCACGTAATTAGTATCTGACAGCAAGGAGTTGTTAAACTTCCAAACCCCTGGCCCTCGAGGGAGTTCACTTTCGTTGAAAGACATGGAGAGAGCGACGGCGGAGTGATCTGAATAAATggttggaagtattttgcaatCCTTTACGTGATCTTTTTGCTGCTTTGAAATAAAGAAGTGGTCAAGTCTACACTGTATTTTCATTGACGGGTTAGCCCATGTAAAGCCTGGTTGATCTGGATTCTTGAAACGCCAGGAATCAAGTAAATTATGTGATTTGATTAACGACTGAAGCTCGTCGAGAGAGGCTTTTTTGCTGTCTATCGGTCTACCGCCTTTTTTGTCTGAAGTGCTAATTGTACAGTTAAAATCACCTCCCAGCACCAAGTTGTCATTGGCGAAAGGGAttagaaattcttttgaaacgtccctgaggaaaacaacttgttgggTTGTATCATTCGGTGCGTAAATGTTTACTAAAACCACTTTCGTACCATCAATAATAGTCTCGGCTAAAATACATCTGCCAGAATTATCCGCATTAATTTTTGGAAGTCAACGTCAAGACGTGGTTTGAATAAAATCATGACTCCTCTACTATGAGAGGAGCCATGACTGGACACGATTTTGCCTCCCCATTCTGTTTCCCATCTTTTGATGGATTCCGGCGAGGAATAAGtttcttgcaagaaaattaTACCCGATTGCTGTTGGTGTAACCAACGAAAAACTTGTCTTCGTTTTCTCGAACTGTTTAGCCCTCTAACGTTAAGTGATAACAGTTTATACATTTGATTTCTAATAACAGGATAGACGAGGTATCcaagaaataatgaaaatagGTTTTTTAGAATTATGCTCACAGTGCGGTTGATATTTGTGGCCAGAGTTGATTCTTATTACCTCGTTAGCATCGAAACAAAGTTGATCAACGAAACAGGAGAGAAAGCTAAAACGAAAGCACATGCGGAAACACATACAGAAACACATAACTATTACAGACTTACCTAAAGCTTTGTACGGCGTTTTGACTGGATATAGAAAGTGGAAAGCTGCAGCTCTCAAGTAGGTGAGtccgcagaaaaaaaaattaattaattaattaattaaactgcattttagctttcattttaacTTAATTGTCCATTAAAGCCCATAGAAAGAAAATTGAGATGTTTCTTCATCACGGTAAAGAGCACCTTCGATGATCAACTTTTCGACGTTGAAGTATGCATTTTTCTTCTCGCGCTTGGCCGCCTTTAGTATCGGATATAACAACTTTCTTACGTCGTCAACTTCTTTAGGAAAATCGTCGGATATTCCAAATCCGGTACCTCTTGGGAGATTTTTGATGAAGGATTTAATAAAAAATTTATCTTGAAAATCCGACAGCCCAACTATGATCGGTCTTGGTTTAAGACTTCGCCCATTTGATTGTGAATGGCGCGACATAATTCTGTGAACTCTGtcaaaatgaatgtttttttcgtCGACTGGAAGGATCTTTAGCTTCGTACGCATGAATTCTCTTAGGGCGAGTTCAGtgtcattatttgtttcgttttcacgTTCCTTTATTCCAAAGAACTTCAAGTTTCCTCTACGACTGTGACATTCGAGTTTAACATGTCGGCGGTGCAGCTCTTTGAGTTCGTGCTCGATGCGTTCGCAAGAAGTGTTAGCTGCTTCTTGCTtaagattaacaccatcaaccataggcagcccaagctcgcgtcactgcAGACAGACCTACAGacgggtgacccgaaaacactgacccccggtccatggacccccctacggaccgggtccatggactaccttacggaccggtccacggactatctCTACGGATCCCCTGtacggaccaccccaaaaaacacagaattaaaaataaacaactactgaaaatttgtttataccggttgtctggatagaccactcttgCCGGTGAAATCTAGCCATTACGCTCCGCAaatcagactaaggctcaggtgtTGCCTTTTCCCTCGCTGTTGACCGGAGGCTTCGAAACTaagttcttccgccattttgttcagttACTGAGAGATCGAGAAGCCTGGGGCAAGTTCACAAACCCGAtggagaatgatccgaacaaaatggcggagggaaagaaagaaaatacaaatagagCTTACTTGTTATCAATATTTTTCGAAGGATTCCGGTCCACAGCGAAGGAAGGGGCAATCtgtgattaatagactttgtacccgagcctgagccttagtctgttgaATTTGCGAAGCGTtacggttgagatttcgccgacacgagtgacacgtgtggtctatccagacaactggtaagtcaaatctttagtttttatttattttcatttctatgttgttttaggGTGGTCCGTATGGGTGTCCGTAAGGGTAGTCCGTAGACCGGTCCGTGAGGCAATCCGTGGACCCAGTCCGTAGAGGGGTCCATGGaacgggggtcagtgtttttggGTCACCCGTCTAGTTCTAAATTAGGACGTGACAAATGCTGTTCATTAGTTTTGACAGGATTCAGTCACTAGAAATTGGCCCCTTATTATCTTTTTCCACATAAACAGATTAATTTCAGtctcagtttctgtgtttaatatGCCATATGaacatatcattgttgttcaacaaacaatgattaatgacctttgtgattaaaacggtttgaaagtatatatatgaatataagAGCTACATAATGTATGAGCAGTTGcacaaagacattcaatgaaatatttttaaagttattgtaggttatcttcttccaaaggcagatgaatgaagcactcagtttctagctacatgttgtactgtagcacagggccaaacaattagttttttaaagttatagttatctttttgcaaagacgatcgaatgaacactgagttagttatagcctattacaccattttacaaaaaaaccaattagttatctttcttattaaatcagttttctgtgaacatgcaaaaaaaaaaaaaaatgtaacagctacgtattgtaaaagcaatagcaaGAAGGATCTAATTAGgtattaaagttattgttatcttcatgcaaacacagttgaatgggacacttagtttctctgttacatatatcctgctacatcattgttacacaaggaataataatgatcgatctgattaacacaattttcttgccactatgcaaacaaaaatatatataatagccatattttgcataggcagtagttccgttttgttagttatacaatatttctaccaatttttcaattaaataacactagatatagtaatattgtcactaaactatatcccataataaacttatttgtaaacaactgcgacttcatcgattttccatactctgtttattccaaacatcctattgccttttccgccttgccttttctagcctggatttcagactattacttcgactcattttccccctgagagagtaaaaacaactcaaagtaatcgtctcaacttcaggctacaccttctctgatctgagttaaaagactattacaacattacaacagtcaacacatacgTTATAgactataataatttgcaaataaaaataatgcaccactttgcatcgcgggggcagctgtagcGTGTACAGCCGCGCCGCCCTccgaaaaaaaatcggaaagaAGTGTCTGTTACATTCGAGAATAATTATGCATACATTACTGAGTGAtgtacgctgaccaaaatttacGTGGCTCATATTcctaaattttcaaaatggtggtcaatgaggcAGATTCCAAACGTGCATtgaagagcgtctccgatagttttaagatttCTTGGCTTTATATCATAGAAGCACTCTTAAAAGGTCAGGgtgtatttgcaagtcttccaaccgggtacggctgtgatcttcagagcagcaccAATGACGGATCGTTCCCGATGAGCTGTTTATATTTTTCCTCGATATGTACACATTTCAAATCATCCAGGGAaacacgctttgtagattgttcttgagaatggctaggctggtccgagcaaggcgttaggattacattgactggtaagaggatagcgggagacgttttcgagtgaacaatcttttgaatagtgctatattcacctcgtgaagattcgtcaggagcgctttcgtttcttcaGCGCGGACAaaaacaattcctacaaatgtacgaaGAATAGATTTTCACTTTATattccatagataacaattccgcacgtactttaaaagaaaaacctctttaaCCATCAAAAAGATTTAAATTTAAAGGATGGCTCAGATGTAGAACTATGGACCGTAGAGGAAGTAGTTGAATGGCTTACTAGTATAGGTGCCCCGTACAACGAAGATGCTGAAGCCTTTTGTGGTGAGTAAACTGTGTTTGTTACTTTTATTGTTAAGTTTTGGATGTCGTAATGTCCTCATCGTCCTTTGGTGCGTATTGTAGTCGATCCAAGTGTTTAATAAAGTCGAAGCTGTTTTCTGTTACGTTGAAAACGAAAGAATAGTTGCAGCGTTTTGACGTTCCTtagatttaaggacgttcgcgcccattgctactgcgcatccttacagcgcacggaAATACACATGCCatgtcatgcatcgagcgcgcgcgctaagtgcgaaaatgaacaaacaatgatagggcagatggccatcgCTATAGCTTttcttggatttaacgatcttggatgttcggtgacccctacttttcttttcagaaacagatttcatTTACAGTTATCTctacattgtccaaaaatgaacaaaaaaatcaatgtgggaagttaaaaaaattcaagatttctgtcctcgggacatggaatcctgtcATCTTTCGGCTGCAAGGCACAAATTCatttgatgggtccacttaaacaaagtttggtagagaacatttcacttcaaagatgtaattgcaatatttttgggcttacagacactgtgggcTTATTCGCtaaaagaagccggattttttcagatttagggtgttcttccgggcaagttctttctaaaacgaagtcggtgaccccctatttctttttttacatttctgacatcactgactcatcatctttcaatggtaaaatttgcagaaaaaaatcaatgttaaaacATTTTCGCGAGAACGTCCTTAAGAAAAGAACTGAAGGTAGTCTTAGCTCGTTATGTCGCCCCAAATAAAAACCTTGGGTTCCGGCGACGGTCAGTTAGAATACTTCCCCCGGAAAAAAACATGCCGGCGCGCAGAATAGGTGAAATCTACTTAACTTCATAAACATTATGTTGTGGTATTCGTTCGTTGGCGAGGCGACCGCAAATTTAATATTTGCTCGAGCGAGCGCAGCGAGCGAGAACACTAATCTTGCAATGCATCTCCGGGCTGTCGCGCAATGAATCTCGAGATCGCCCAGTTCTGAGGTACACTCGGTATTTTTTCGGGCCATCGAGTTACAGTCTTCGGATTGCCGTCGGACACCGGGCGCCACCGAACGAATGCTCGGCTAATCACATGGCAGAAAAACCATAATATTCGTTTCTTTTAGTTGTGGCGGATTTGTGTAGTGGCGGAATTTTCCCTGgattttcctgttgttttcacGGTAAGTATCATTATGAATCGACTTAGATATATTATTGAAAGTTATCAGAGCTTTCAAACTGTGTTAAACTCTGGTTTGAGATACATTTCGCTTCAGATTCTTCGCATTGTCGGTCGAGTTTGGAACGAAGGTAGTCGCATGTTATGTCAATGGCTACAATCACCAT
Encoded here:
- the LOC137968201 gene encoding uncharacterized protein — its product is MVDGVNLKQEAANTSCERIEHELKELHRRHVKLECHSRRGNLKFFGIKERENETNNDTELALREFMRTKLKILPVDEKNIHFDRVHRIMSRHSQSNGRSLKPRPIIVGLSDFQDKFFIKSFIKNLPRGTGFGISDDFPKEVDDVRKLLYPILKAAKREKKNAYFNVEKLIIEGALYRDEETSQFSFYGL